A genomic window from Aurantimicrobium photophilum includes:
- a CDS encoding DUF2142 domain-containing protein encodes MLSNSLSRLKSVKFLKFVPFFLIVALGAWAYASPIGSSPDDDFHLTSIWCAQPTTDQICGPGTTAATRTVPEILLQAPCYAYKPELSAACLDKIGYSTEPTVLTDRGNFAGGYPPVFYTVMNLFAGDDVQLSALIMRFVNIFLFTGLMTLTFLALPKNRRGVLLWSWMLTSIPLGAFLLASNNPSAWAMIGVGISWIAFLGFIETSGKQRVLLGVITLFTILIAAGSRADGAVYSVIGLGAVILLKFRKSILNWRIFSIFAAALIVCGLFYLNSTQGTSAINGFGNPVTAVGGFGGEIENVSKDTPSTFALLAFNVLNAPMLWEGTFGSWGLGWLDTDLPSIVYLGSLAAFVAIAFIGFGNLNKRKMLVLAGIGLALWVLPVYVLTKGGSHIGTEVQPRYLLPLIILFAGILLVKVREKELRLTRGQAYLVAIALSIANFVSLHFNMRRYITGIDSMGWNLNQSVEWWWSGFIPPMAVLLIGSIGFAAVAVIVAREINLDGSTTSPSLKRQVALDHG; translated from the coding sequence GTGTTATCTAATTCCTTGAGCAGACTCAAATCGGTCAAATTTCTCAAATTTGTCCCATTTTTTTTGATAGTTGCTCTTGGGGCTTGGGCCTATGCTTCACCGATAGGTTCCAGCCCAGATGATGACTTCCATCTAACGAGTATTTGGTGCGCTCAACCAACTACTGATCAGATATGTGGGCCTGGAACCACTGCAGCAACCCGTACGGTTCCTGAAATACTTCTTCAAGCTCCCTGTTACGCATACAAGCCTGAGCTCAGTGCTGCTTGTCTCGACAAAATTGGTTATTCAACAGAACCAACTGTCCTCACTGACAGAGGGAATTTTGCCGGTGGCTATCCACCAGTTTTCTACACCGTTATGAATCTTTTCGCCGGTGACGACGTCCAACTTTCAGCTCTCATCATGCGATTTGTAAATATCTTTCTATTTACCGGGTTGATGACACTTACATTCCTAGCTTTACCCAAGAATCGTCGCGGTGTGCTCCTCTGGAGTTGGATGTTGACTTCAATTCCCCTCGGGGCCTTTCTGCTTGCATCCAATAACCCGAGTGCGTGGGCAATGATTGGTGTTGGAATTTCTTGGATTGCATTCCTAGGTTTTATAGAAACATCCGGGAAGCAAAGGGTTTTGCTTGGTGTAATAACGCTCTTTACAATTCTTATTGCTGCAGGTTCCCGGGCTGATGGAGCTGTTTACTCCGTCATCGGTCTGGGGGCAGTAATTCTCCTGAAATTCAGAAAATCAATCCTGAATTGGAGAATTTTTTCAATCTTTGCTGCGGCATTAATTGTCTGTGGACTCTTCTATCTCAACTCCACTCAAGGAACGTCAGCGATTAATGGCTTTGGGAATCCTGTTACAGCCGTTGGCGGCTTCGGCGGGGAAATCGAAAATGTATCGAAAGACACACCTTCTACATTTGCCCTCCTTGCATTCAATGTGTTGAATGCCCCCATGCTGTGGGAAGGAACCTTTGGCTCTTGGGGCCTGGGTTGGTTGGATACTGATCTGCCCAGCATCGTCTATCTGGGGAGCCTGGCCGCATTCGTTGCAATCGCTTTTATCGGTTTTGGAAACTTGAACAAGCGAAAAATGCTTGTACTCGCAGGAATAGGTTTGGCACTGTGGGTTTTACCTGTTTATGTTCTCACCAAAGGCGGATCGCATATTGGAACTGAGGTACAACCTCGGTATCTCCTCCCGCTCATCATTCTTTTTGCCGGAATTCTCCTAGTCAAGGTGCGTGAGAAGGAACTCAGACTCACCAGAGGCCAGGCATATCTGGTAGCGATCGCTCTCTCAATTGCAAATTTTGTATCTCTTCACTTCAACATGCGAAGGTACATCACAGGAATTGATTCGATGGGATGGAACCTTAACCAATCAGTCGAATGGTGGTGGTCAGGATTTATTCCTCCCATGGCAGTTCTACTGATTGGATCGATTGGCTTTGCAGCCGTTGCCGTCATTGTTGCCCGTGAAATTAATCTTGATGGGTCAACTACCTCCCCATCATTGAAGAGGCAGGTGGCACTCGATCATGGGTAA
- a CDS encoding glycosyltransferase family 2 protein: protein MGNTWVVIPLFNEETVIADVVSHVRTVFPFVVCIDDGSSDNSVSEAKRAGAVVIQHPINLGQGAALQTGFDFALSDSMMTEVITFDADGQHSLDDAFGMLELLRARKLDVVIGSRFLDSRTQLGFAKRLVLKMAALFTRLTSGMSLTDAHNGLRVINRDTLKRFRLRQNRMAHASEIVDIFSELKLEWAEYPTHIVYSEYSKAKGQSLLNSVNILVELLFK from the coding sequence ATGGGTAATACCTGGGTAGTTATCCCACTTTTTAATGAGGAAACAGTTATTGCAGACGTCGTCTCGCATGTGCGGACTGTCTTTCCTTTTGTGGTCTGTATTGACGACGGCAGCAGCGATAACTCTGTTTCTGAGGCAAAACGTGCCGGAGCGGTAGTCATCCAGCACCCCATCAATTTGGGACAGGGTGCGGCTCTTCAGACTGGATTTGATTTTGCTCTTAGCGACTCAATGATGACGGAGGTCATCACTTTTGATGCAGACGGTCAGCACAGCCTTGATGATGCATTTGGCATGTTAGAACTTTTACGCGCTCGAAAGCTCGATGTGGTTATTGGCTCCCGGTTCCTTGATTCCCGAACGCAGCTGGGGTTTGCAAAACGACTAGTGCTAAAAATGGCAGCGCTTTTTACCCGTCTCACTTCGGGAATGTCACTGACAGACGCTCACAACGGGTTGCGAGTCATCAATAGGGACACCTTGAAGAGATTTAGGTTGAGACAAAACAGAATGGCTCATGCCTCGGAAATTGTTGACATTTTTAGTGAACTCAAATTGGAGTGGGCTGAATACCCCACGCATATTGTTTACTCCGAATACTCCAAAGCTAAGGGTCAGTCCTTGCTCAATTCAGTCAATATTCTCGTAGAGTTACTTTTCAAGTGA
- a CDS encoding DUF2304 domain-containing protein, with amino-acid sequence MTIVFQICAVIAIVFAGVFLFRGGGARHQALRRVFMFLFILAAASSVFFPQAWTWVANLFGIGRGADLLLYLLVLIFIGFVANTYRRFRQLETSLTTVARELALLKNQYSDNETSSTS; translated from the coding sequence ATGACAATAGTTTTTCAAATCTGTGCAGTCATTGCGATTGTTTTTGCGGGTGTATTCCTCTTTCGAGGCGGGGGGGCACGTCATCAAGCACTTCGCAGAGTCTTTATGTTTCTTTTCATCCTTGCGGCTGCGTCGTCGGTATTCTTCCCACAAGCTTGGACTTGGGTGGCTAATCTTTTCGGAATCGGCAGAGGCGCCGATCTTTTGCTTTACCTCTTGGTGTTAATCTTTATCGGTTTCGTGGCAAACACCTACAGACGTTTTCGTCAGCTTGAGACTTCACTGACAACAGTGGCTCGGGAATTAGCACTACTCAAGAATCAATATTCCGACAATGAGACTTCGAGCACCTCGTGA
- a CDS encoding ABC transporter ATP-binding protein, which produces MKLIIQTLRDLLPLLPAGARRFFGIYIGATSFITLLDVAAMALLALLITPIVNSKPIEMPIIGQISLSAAPVLVLIACGLIILKSALSVFLQWVATRRFATYELQIGERMFTSYIHSSWEERSKRTVAEITRIADAGIANTVMGFLLPLAKVPSLFLTFGLILLVLLIADPITALVALVYLALVAFIVNKVVTKRALNAGQVNLNYSYRVAILMTEMVDALKELSLRGKLGQVADVVTRNRQIAVRARANISFLGIIPLYAFEAALVGGFILVGIAGFFTGGASGALASVALFAATGFRLIPAINGLQSSIVQGNASSPAARDVIDDLNRLSKTEQDDFQRVDSEILPPQPHHINLKNVTFTYHSSTNQVLRGLNLDIPLGSSLGIVGPSGAGKSTLIDLLLGLSVPTGGSIEIDGVALTNVIHAWRDRVGYVPQRVALFDGSIAQNVALTWDADFNRDKVIEALERAQLGALVNSREGGIDAKIGERGFSLSGGQQQRLGIARALYSDPLVLVLDEATSSLDTKTEDDVTQAIRALRGEVTLISVAHRLSTIKDYDQVCYLEDGLIVGKGTFTDLARQLPAFGEQVALAGLSQKLRIQGD; this is translated from the coding sequence GTGAAGTTGATCATCCAAACACTTCGAGATTTACTTCCTCTGTTACCAGCAGGTGCAAGAAGATTTTTTGGGATTTATATAGGCGCCACGAGCTTTATTACTTTGCTCGATGTCGCAGCGATGGCGTTACTTGCACTACTCATCACACCAATAGTCAACTCCAAGCCAATTGAGATGCCCATCATCGGTCAAATAAGTCTCTCAGCTGCTCCTGTGCTTGTCCTCATTGCATGTGGCCTCATCATTCTAAAAAGCGCACTTTCTGTCTTTCTTCAGTGGGTTGCAACTAGACGATTTGCTACGTATGAACTTCAGATTGGTGAGCGGATGTTCACCAGTTACATCCATTCCTCATGGGAGGAACGTTCCAAGCGAACGGTGGCCGAAATCACACGAATCGCTGATGCGGGTATTGCAAACACAGTTATGGGTTTTTTGCTCCCGCTTGCTAAAGTCCCGAGTCTGTTCCTCACATTTGGATTGATTCTTCTCGTTCTTTTGATTGCTGACCCCATTACTGCGTTGGTTGCTCTGGTTTACTTAGCTTTGGTTGCATTCATCGTGAATAAGGTAGTGACCAAGCGAGCACTCAACGCGGGGCAAGTTAATCTCAATTACAGTTACCGAGTTGCGATCCTGATGACCGAGATGGTGGATGCACTCAAGGAATTGAGCCTTCGAGGCAAACTTGGTCAAGTAGCTGATGTTGTCACCCGGAACCGACAAATCGCTGTGAGGGCTCGGGCAAATATCTCGTTCCTTGGGATCATCCCACTGTATGCCTTTGAAGCGGCCCTTGTAGGCGGGTTCATTCTTGTAGGTATTGCGGGATTCTTCACCGGAGGGGCCAGTGGGGCACTCGCCTCAGTCGCACTTTTTGCGGCGACCGGATTTCGGCTTATCCCCGCAATTAATGGATTGCAAAGCAGCATTGTTCAGGGAAATGCGAGTAGTCCAGCGGCACGGGACGTAATCGACGACCTGAATAGATTAAGTAAAACGGAACAGGATGATTTCCAGAGGGTTGACTCTGAGATCCTTCCACCTCAACCTCACCACATCAATCTGAAGAATGTCACTTTTACCTATCACTCCTCGACAAATCAAGTTTTACGAGGTCTAAATCTTGATATCCCTCTTGGTAGCTCATTGGGGATTGTGGGTCCCTCAGGTGCAGGAAAATCAACACTTATTGACCTTCTACTCGGATTGAGCGTACCTACGGGAGGGTCGATTGAAATCGACGGTGTTGCCCTGACAAATGTGATTCACGCTTGGAGAGATCGAGTAGGTTACGTTCCTCAGCGTGTTGCTCTCTTTGATGGAAGCATCGCTCAAAATGTTGCGCTGACCTGGGACGCAGATTTCAACAGGGACAAGGTTATTGAAGCCCTTGAGCGAGCACAGCTTGGAGCACTCGTGAATTCTCGAGAAGGTGGAATCGACGCCAAAATTGGTGAACGAGGTTTCTCCCTTTCTGGAGGTCAGCAACAACGCCTTGGGATTGCCAGGGCTCTGTATTCAGATCCTTTAGTGCTAGTTCTGGATGAAGCGACAAGCTCATTAGATACAAAAACCGAAGACGATGTTACTCAAGCTATCCGAGCTCTTCGAGGTGAAGTAACACTCATTTCGGTTGCTCACCGACTCTCAACAATCAAAGATTATGACCAAGTTTGCTACCTAGAGGACGGTCTAATTGTAGGTAAAGGAACTTTCACAGATTTAGCGCGCCAGCTGCCCGCTTTTGGTGAACAAGTTGCCCTTGCTGGTTTGTCACAGAAGTTACGCATTCAAGGCGATTAG
- a CDS encoding glycosyltransferase family 1 protein has translation MSKSGKNLFTVAIGPVNYSNQGTLWAKSLSKKYPEVSTSTFAIEVPGGFNFPSDVIIPMDFYQRSSRWQKAQIEALSKFSHVLVEAEEPLVGRLFQRSVEKESVFLNNRGVSVAYIAHGTDVRIPDKHAKRTKWSPYLDPTLYINRLNALATKNVDFLNSIGSPVFVSTPDLLLDLPNAKWCPVVVEIEKWSTLRETTRRPGPIRVVHAPSVQTIKGTHLIEPALNKLHQQGIIEYRELRGIPSRLMPEEISWADVVLDQFRLGSYGVAAVEAMAAHKVVIGHIIPEVRELIQGHTGLELPIIEATPDNLESVLINLVAHPLKMDELKSAGGKYASRLHDGALSAEILMNNWIRPVQKESIVGGISQ, from the coding sequence GTGTCGAAGAGCGGTAAGAATCTGTTTACCGTTGCAATAGGTCCTGTGAACTATTCAAACCAGGGCACTTTGTGGGCTAAATCCCTCTCCAAAAAATATCCAGAAGTTTCAACTTCCACTTTCGCAATTGAGGTCCCTGGTGGCTTCAACTTTCCTTCTGATGTGATAATCCCAATGGATTTCTATCAGCGCTCCTCACGTTGGCAAAAAGCTCAGATTGAGGCATTGTCTAAGTTCAGTCACGTATTAGTCGAGGCGGAAGAGCCTCTTGTTGGACGTCTGTTCCAACGATCTGTTGAAAAAGAGTCAGTTTTTCTCAATAATCGCGGTGTGAGCGTGGCATACATAGCGCACGGAACAGATGTTCGTATCCCAGATAAACATGCGAAGAGAACGAAATGGTCTCCATATCTAGACCCAACTTTGTACATCAATCGCCTGAATGCACTCGCGACAAAAAATGTAGATTTCTTGAACTCAATCGGCAGCCCTGTGTTTGTGTCGACGCCAGATTTACTTCTTGATTTGCCCAACGCGAAATGGTGCCCAGTAGTAGTCGAAATAGAAAAATGGTCGACACTCAGGGAAACTACCAGGAGACCAGGCCCAATTCGTGTTGTCCATGCACCAAGTGTGCAGACAATAAAGGGGACACATCTCATCGAACCGGCTCTGAACAAACTTCATCAACAAGGAATCATTGAATATCGAGAACTTCGAGGTATTCCATCCCGGCTGATGCCAGAAGAAATTTCTTGGGCTGATGTTGTTTTGGATCAGTTCCGGTTGGGATCCTATGGTGTCGCGGCAGTAGAAGCCATGGCGGCTCATAAAGTCGTCATCGGACACATTATTCCGGAAGTCCGTGAACTGATTCAGGGTCACACCGGACTGGAGCTTCCCATTATCGAAGCAACACCAGACAACCTGGAATCAGTTTTAATTAATTTGGTTGCTCATCCATTGAAAATGGATGAGCTTAAGTCTGCTGGCGGCAAATATGCTTCACGGTTACATGACGGTGCTTTGAGCGCTGAGATATTGATGAATAATTGGATAAGGCCGGTCCAGAAAGAATCCATAGTTGGGGGTATCTCTCAGTGA
- a CDS encoding glycosyltransferase, translating to MNPTLEKIWKLIPKFAQDFIASTVDRVSGNEIPAPASCDQSKAFRVFIAPANYAGQGYRWARALEQNENISARNMVYAEINPFGYDVDFPVRWRTVTHSRKWQREQLETLTSNFTHVIIEAEFPPLGGMFGENVLKQVEALRAGGVNVAMVCHGSDIRLPSRHKELEPWSPFVNDDWVPVEKLEKVMVKNRQLLDEIDAPTFVSTPGLLLDVPYAHLLPVVIDPSRWATSQPVLKRTRLKVVHIPSNPLVKGTAEISEALTRLHNEEIIEYIQVSGVTHEEMPKIFGNCDIVLDQFRLGDYGVAACEAMAAGRLVVSHVSKQARELIVQETGLSLPIVEANIDNIEQVLRNIALNSEHYSEIAAQGPSFINYVHDGAFSRRVLERNFLFAENKFSHANQENS from the coding sequence GTGAACCCCACACTTGAAAAAATATGGAAGTTAATTCCCAAATTTGCTCAAGATTTCATCGCATCCACGGTTGACCGAGTTAGCGGAAATGAAATTCCTGCACCTGCTAGTTGTGATCAGAGTAAAGCTTTTCGCGTATTTATTGCACCCGCAAATTACGCGGGACAAGGTTATCGCTGGGCTAGAGCTTTGGAACAAAATGAAAATATCTCAGCGAGAAACATGGTTTATGCAGAGATAAACCCCTTTGGGTATGACGTCGATTTCCCCGTTAGGTGGAGGACAGTAACCCATTCTCGGAAGTGGCAACGTGAACAATTAGAGACGCTCACAAGCAATTTCACGCACGTGATTATCGAAGCTGAGTTCCCACCCCTCGGCGGAATGTTTGGCGAGAACGTTCTCAAACAGGTTGAAGCATTACGCGCCGGGGGAGTAAACGTCGCAATGGTCTGCCACGGCTCTGACATTCGACTCCCTAGTCGCCATAAAGAATTGGAGCCATGGTCTCCGTTTGTTAACGATGACTGGGTCCCCGTTGAAAAACTTGAAAAAGTCATGGTGAAAAACCGCCAGTTACTTGATGAGATTGATGCCCCAACATTTGTTTCAACTCCTGGCTTGTTGCTGGATGTTCCTTATGCTCATTTGCTTCCAGTGGTTATTGATCCATCGCGTTGGGCAACATCTCAACCAGTATTAAAGAGAACGCGACTAAAAGTTGTGCATATCCCTTCTAATCCTTTAGTTAAGGGAACAGCAGAAATTTCTGAGGCACTCACTCGTTTACACAACGAAGAAATCATCGAGTACATCCAGGTATCAGGAGTTACGCATGAAGAGATGCCAAAGATTTTTGGAAACTGTGACATAGTTCTGGATCAGTTCAGATTGGGCGATTACGGAGTTGCTGCGTGTGAAGCCATGGCGGCAGGCCGATTGGTTGTTTCTCACGTCAGCAAGCAAGCACGAGAACTCATTGTCCAAGAGACTGGGCTATCCCTCCCAATCGTTGAGGCAAATATTGACAACATTGAGCAGGTATTGAGGAATATTGCCTTGAACTCTGAACATTATTCTGAAATTGCAGCACAGGGCCCCTCATTCATCAATTACGTTCATGATGGAGCTTTTTCCAGAAGAGTTCTAGAACGAAACTTCCTTTTCGCTGAAAATAAGTTCTCACACGCAAATCAGGAGAACTCGTGA
- a CDS encoding glycosyltransferase family 4 protein, translated as MKVIIASRIFSPEPAAASFMLEAVARAFVAAGDEVEVITSSLPRGQKEITPEGFSISRAPVLRDRSGYLRGYLPYMSFDIPLFFRLLFRQRPDLYFIEPPPTSGAVMRLVAWLKRKPYFYDAADIWSDAAALATSNRFVLSILRKIELFSLQGAREIFTISTGVEKRLKELGVNTDVTVVGFGVDTEIFHFDQKESDAQKYFVYAGTYSEPHGASVFIQAFSEFSRLNPSFKLIFVGNGSERNVLEQLASDLALDAIEFRNPVPPEELNDILNGAVASLASLKPGTGYEYAFTTKIYASLAAGCPVIFSGAGPTHQFMRRIDASLSSGVSVDFDSLQVLEAMTLVAQSPLSPKGRKTLSHWSRGHFSIDVIARNIVSSIHRATKS; from the coding sequence GTGAAGGTAATCATTGCCAGCAGAATTTTCTCTCCAGAACCTGCCGCTGCATCTTTCATGCTTGAAGCTGTGGCACGGGCATTTGTTGCCGCAGGTGATGAAGTCGAAGTCATAACTTCCTCGCTACCTCGAGGGCAGAAAGAAATTACCCCTGAAGGTTTCTCCATTTCGCGCGCTCCGGTTCTCCGCGACCGAAGCGGATATCTCCGTGGGTACCTCCCATATATGTCTTTTGATATTCCTTTGTTTTTTAGACTGTTGTTTCGCCAACGTCCGGATCTTTATTTCATTGAACCGCCTCCTACTTCTGGGGCTGTGATGAGGCTCGTGGCTTGGCTAAAGCGAAAACCATATTTTTATGACGCTGCAGATATTTGGTCAGATGCCGCAGCCTTGGCTACGAGTAATCGATTCGTACTTTCTATTTTGCGCAAAATAGAACTTTTTTCGTTACAGGGTGCCCGTGAGATATTCACAATTTCGACGGGTGTAGAAAAAAGGCTAAAGGAGCTAGGTGTCAATACTGATGTCACAGTTGTAGGTTTCGGTGTTGACACAGAAATTTTTCATTTTGACCAAAAAGAATCTGACGCTCAAAAATACTTTGTCTATGCGGGCACTTATTCAGAACCTCACGGGGCATCAGTTTTCATTCAGGCATTTTCAGAATTTTCTCGCCTGAATCCCTCATTCAAGCTCATATTTGTGGGAAATGGTTCGGAACGAAATGTTCTTGAACAGCTGGCATCTGATCTCGCACTTGACGCTATAGAGTTCAGAAATCCTGTACCTCCGGAAGAGCTCAACGACATCCTCAACGGAGCAGTTGCTTCACTCGCAAGTTTGAAGCCAGGAACAGGCTATGAATATGCATTTACAACCAAGATTTATGCATCATTAGCTGCTGGCTGTCCTGTCATTTTTTCGGGGGCTGGACCAACTCATCAGTTCATGAGGAGAATCGATGCGAGCCTTTCATCGGGGGTTTCTGTTGATTTTGATTCTCTGCAAGTACTCGAAGCGATGACTCTTGTCGCACAGTCACCTCTTTCTCCTAAGGGTCGAAAAACTTTAAGCCATTGGTCGAGAGGACATTTCTCCATTGACGTCATTGCCAGAAACATTGTGAGTTCTATTCACCGGGCGACTAAATCATGA
- a CDS encoding glycosyltransferase has translation MTSFSTKLSSIAAQLMSNRSKIPKFVNVLIDDVAKRPDGILARIVDSLLLATQAAPVVTQVPKSSIRLFIGPTNYAGQGYAWSRALEASNPNLKACNLEIELPGSFQFPTDSKASISAYNRSGKWQRKELEAVQSFTHVLYEAERPLFGSLFHRNVKKEVNALISAEVSVALICHGTDVRSPMKHVSLTEWSPYVDEVRLATQHQKEVDANLKLIADLQVPTFVSTPDLLLDLPEAHWCPVVVDTGVWLPTQEPLKKTRPVVAHIPSMGNIKGTHLIHDTLMSLDSEGLIDYQALHGVPAFEMPKVIAAADIVLDQFRIGSYGVAAVEAMSTGRVVVGHVAQEVRSIVMSQTGRKLPIVEATPSTLAKVLREICLNRDSFQQIARDGYEFARAIHSGKYSSKVLETHWIADSQEQPLAKDD, from the coding sequence ATGACCTCATTCTCGACAAAATTATCAAGTATCGCAGCTCAGTTGATGAGCAATCGAAGCAAGATTCCCAAATTTGTCAATGTACTTATTGACGATGTTGCAAAAAGGCCAGATGGAATTCTTGCGAGAATTGTCGACTCACTTTTGTTGGCTACTCAAGCAGCTCCTGTCGTTACTCAAGTTCCAAAATCGTCAATCAGGCTGTTTATCGGACCTACAAACTATGCGGGGCAGGGATACGCCTGGTCTAGGGCTTTAGAAGCATCAAATCCGAATCTCAAAGCATGCAATCTTGAAATTGAACTTCCCGGGAGCTTTCAGTTTCCTACAGATTCTAAAGCTTCAATTTCAGCCTATAACCGTTCAGGTAAGTGGCAGAGAAAAGAACTTGAGGCAGTCCAATCTTTTACACATGTGCTCTATGAGGCAGAGCGGCCATTATTCGGAAGCTTGTTTCATCGCAATGTCAAAAAAGAAGTGAACGCACTCATTAGCGCTGAAGTTTCAGTTGCTTTGATTTGCCATGGAACAGATGTGCGATCTCCAATGAAGCATGTTTCATTGACTGAATGGTCTCCCTATGTTGATGAGGTTCGACTAGCGACCCAACATCAAAAAGAGGTTGATGCCAACCTCAAACTCATTGCAGACCTTCAAGTTCCGACTTTTGTCTCCACTCCAGACCTACTTCTCGACCTACCTGAAGCGCATTGGTGCCCTGTTGTTGTAGATACCGGGGTTTGGCTTCCCACTCAAGAGCCGTTGAAGAAAACCAGACCTGTCGTTGCGCACATTCCGAGTATGGGGAATATCAAAGGAACGCATTTAATCCATGACACACTCATGAGTCTTGATAGTGAAGGATTAATTGATTACCAGGCTCTTCACGGTGTACCAGCCTTCGAAATGCCGAAGGTTATTGCCGCGGCGGATATCGTTTTGGATCAATTCAGAATCGGTTCATACGGAGTCGCAGCTGTAGAAGCAATGTCGACAGGAAGAGTTGTCGTTGGACATGTCGCTCAAGAAGTGCGATCAATTGTGATGTCTCAGACGGGACGCAAACTTCCTATAGTAGAAGCAACTCCCTCTACCCTGGCCAAAGTCCTCAGAGAAATTTGCTTGAACAGAGATTCTTTCCAACAAATTGCTCGTGATGGCTACGAGTTTGCTCGCGCGATACACAGTGGTAAATACAGTTCGAAGGTGTTGGAGACACACTGGATTGCAGATAGCCAAGAACAACCTTTAGCGAAAGACGATTGA
- a CDS encoding glycosyltransferase family 2 protein, which produces MMSTPLVDVVIPVHSQTRPISRAVSSVLDHTDAAVRVNVVAHNISEKVISDNLGALVNDPRVRLLHLEDGIASPAGPMNFGLDHCTAKFVAVMGSDDEFQAGAIDSWLHVQSEGRADFVIAQIRNVGGGLVPSPPARPRRRFNLDPVKDRLSYRSAPLGLLSREKFPQLRFAANLASGEDLPYVTELWFTGKNIAFDRTGPAYLVHADADDRVTSAPRPISEDFAFLELIFESTWGKTATEGERSAVGIKMIRGHLFDAVVNRAKSGFIASEREALAHVANYISSWSGGAEKYLSILDHQVFTGILQNSLSTEKMMELISKRWNYRSVDVLVTKNPLRIFHSQAPLRTYIGGYFV; this is translated from the coding sequence ATGATGAGCACTCCATTAGTTGATGTGGTTATCCCAGTTCATTCACAAACACGCCCAATTTCGCGTGCAGTGTCGTCTGTTCTCGACCACACCGATGCAGCGGTTCGTGTCAATGTAGTCGCTCACAACATCAGTGAGAAAGTCATTTCGGATAACCTTGGCGCATTGGTCAATGACCCTCGGGTTCGATTGCTCCATTTAGAAGACGGAATTGCGAGCCCTGCTGGCCCGATGAACTTTGGCCTAGATCACTGCACTGCAAAGTTTGTTGCGGTGATGGGTAGTGATGATGAATTTCAAGCCGGTGCGATTGATTCCTGGCTACATGTTCAGTCAGAAGGTCGCGCTGACTTTGTTATTGCCCAGATTCGAAACGTTGGCGGAGGGCTAGTTCCATCTCCGCCTGCCAGACCTCGACGCAGATTCAATCTAGATCCAGTTAAAGATCGGTTGTCATACAGAAGTGCTCCCCTTGGACTTCTTTCGAGGGAAAAGTTTCCACAATTAAGGTTTGCGGCAAATTTAGCCTCTGGTGAGGACCTACCCTACGTAACTGAACTCTGGTTTACAGGGAAAAATATTGCATTTGACCGAACCGGTCCGGCATACCTCGTGCATGCGGATGCAGATGACCGAGTGACTTCTGCCCCCCGACCGATTTCAGAAGACTTCGCATTTCTTGAACTTATTTTTGAATCAACGTGGGGGAAGACTGCGACAGAAGGTGAACGCTCTGCGGTTGGCATAAAGATGATTAGAGGCCATTTGTTCGATGCTGTAGTGAACAGAGCGAAGTCAGGTTTCATCGCTTCTGAACGTGAAGCCTTGGCGCACGTAGCAAACTACATCAGTAGTTGGTCGGGAGGTGCCGAGAAATATCTTTCAATTCTTGACCACCAGGTGTTTACTGGGATTCTGCAAAACAGCCTCTCAACCGAAAAAATGATGGAACTCATCTCGAAAAGATGGAATTACCGTTCAGTTGATGTTTTAGTGACAAAAAATCCTCTACGAATTTTTCATAGCCAAGCTCCCTTGAGGACCTATATTGGTGGCTATTTCGTTTAG